The Thermodesulfobacteriota bacterium sequence TCCAGGGGGTCTTCTTTCGGACCCTACCCGGAAGGAGGCGGGCCGGCTGGGGCGGGATCCACCCGGGACCGGCCGGCCTGCGGCCCCGACATCGGAGACGTCTGCTCCCAGCCCAGCGGCGCCCTCCTCTCCCAGAGCCCCCACTACGTCTCCCCGACGGACGCCCAGGTGCAGCGCGCCATCGAGGACCAGCTCTACTGGAGCCCCTTCGTCGACGCCGACGCGGTGCAGGTCTCCGTGGAGGAGGGGGTGGCGACCCTGACCGGCCGGGTGGGCTCCCTGGCCGAGGCGAGCGCCGCCGTGGACAACGCCCACGAGGGAGGCGCCGTCCGGGTGAAGAACCGGCTGGAGGTGGTTGGCCGGTGAAGCCGGCGACCGCTTCGCGCCTGGGGGCCGGCCAAGGGGAGCTGCCCCGGGAGGCCGCTCGCTGATGGAAGAGGCGCTCGCGGGGGCGCTCTTCTGGGCGGCCGCGGCCGTGGGCGTGATCCTGGTCCGCCTTACGGCCTGGAGAGCGGTTTGCTCGCTGGACCCGAAACGCCTGCGCCACTGGGGGAAGCGGACCTCCGCCGGCCGGTTCCTCCGGGTTACGGGGCGCGCGGTGCGGCAAGACCACCCGGGCTCTTGGCGGGTCTTGGCGGCTCGGCTCTCGCCCGGGCGCTTCACCGGGCTCCCCCTCACCCTGCTGTGCCTGGTCGGGGTCGGGCTGGCGCTGCTCCTGCTGGGGCTCGCCGAGGAGGTGCTGAAGGTCGAGGGTTGGGCGCGGTTGGACCGGGCCGTCCATGGTGCGCTCGGCCCCCATCGCACCTCCCCCATCGTCCCGCTCCTCACCGCCGTGACCGGGTTCGGGGATGGGGTCACTCTCTTG is a genomic window containing:
- a CDS encoding BON domain-containing protein, with the translated sequence MQRAIEDQLYWSPFVDADAVQVSVEEGVATLTGRVGSLAEASAAVDNAHEGGAVRVKNRLEVVGR